A genomic segment from Triticum dicoccoides isolate Atlit2015 ecotype Zavitan chromosome 1A, WEW_v2.0, whole genome shotgun sequence encodes:
- the LOC119364722 gene encoding tryptamine hydroxycinnamoyltransferase 2-like produces the protein MAVTVEITQSTVLEPSRESARGGGKKVPLTVFDRASTDGYIPAVFAWNAPAPTNEALKAGLVAAVARFPHLAGRFAADDHSRKCFHLNDAGVLVLEATVEADLADALAHDVSAHINELYPKAEKERANEPIFQAQLTRYACGGLVIGTACHHQVADGQSMSVFYTAWASAVRTDSAVLMSPFVDRSATVVPRRPPTPAHDHRNIEFKGELSRSHSYGVLPMDRIKNLAVHFPDEFVADLKARVGTRCSTFQCLLAHAWKKITAARDLAPDDFTQVRVAVNCRGRAKPPVPMDFFGNMVLWAFPRMQVRDLLSSSYPAVVGAIRDAVALVDDEYIQSFIDFGEAERGVIEDGGEELASTAATPGTMFCPDLEVDSWLGFRFHDLDFGCGPPCAFLPPDLPIEGIMIFVPSCDPKGGVDLFMALDDEHVQTFKQICYSMD, from the exons ATGGCAGTGACGGTGGAGATCACGCAGAGCACGGTGCTCGAGCCCTCACGGGAGTCGGCCCGCGGCGGCGGCAAGAAGGTGCCTCTCACCGTCTTCGACCGCGCCTCCACGGACGGGTACATCCCGGCCGTCTTCGCGTGGAACGCGCCGGCGCCGACCAACGAGGCGCTCAAGGccggcctcgtcgccgccgtcgccagaTTCCCGCACCTTGCCGGGAGGTTCGCTGCCGACGACCACAGCCGGAAGTGCTTCCACCTCAACGACGCCGGGGTGCTTGTCCTCGAGGCCACCGTGGAGGCGGACCTTGCCGACGCGCTGGCGCACGACGTGTCCGCGCACATCAACGAGCTCTACCCGAAGGCCGAAAAG GAACGTGCGAATGAGCCCATCTTCCAGGCGCAGCTGACGAGGTACGCGTGCGGCGGTCTGGTGATCGGCACCGCCTGCCATCACCAGGTTGCCGACGGTCAGTCCATGAGCGTCTTCTACACCGCGTGGGCCAGCGCCGTCCGCACCGACTCGGCAGTCCTCATGTCACCGTTCGTCGATCGCTCGGCCACCGTTGTCCCCCGAAGGCCACCGACGCCGGCGCATGATCACCGGAATATCGAGTTCAAGGGCGAGCTCAGCCGGAGCCACTCCTATGGTGTCCTCCCCATGGACAGGATCAAGAACCTGGCCGTGCACTTCCCGGACGAGTTCGTCGCCGACCTCAAGGCCCGTGTGGGCACGCGCTGCAGCACGTTCCAGTGCCTCCTTGCGCACGCGTGGAAGAAGATCACGGCGGCGCGGGATCTGGCGCCGGACGATTTCACGCAGGTGAGGGTCGCCGTCAACTGCCGCGGCCGCGCAAAGCCTCCCGTGCCCATGGACTTCTTCGGGAACATGGTGCTCTGGGCGTTCCCGAGGATGCAGGTCCGGGACCTCCTGTCCAGCAGCTACCCAGCGGTGGTCGGCGCCATCCGGGACGCCGTCGCGCTCGTCGACGACGAGTACATCCAGTCGTTTATCGACTTCGGGGAGGCGGAGCGCGGCGTGATTGAAGACGGCGGCGAGGAGCTGGCGTCGACGGCAGCGACGCCGGGCACAATGTTTTGCCCTGACCTGGAGGTTGACAGCTGGCTCGGGTTCCGCTTCCACGACCTCGACTTTGGCTGCGGGCCGCCCTGCGCGTTCCTACCGCCGGATCTGCCCATCGAAGGAATAATGATCTTCGTGCCGTCCTGCGACCCCAAGGGCGGTGTCGACCTCTTCATGGCGCTCGATGACGAACACGTCCAGACCTTCAAGCAGATATGCTACTCCATGGACTAG